From Chryseobacterium joostei, the proteins below share one genomic window:
- a CDS encoding LLM class flavin-dependent oxidoreductase: protein MELGIGMFGDLALDQSTGKYRDAGTKIHEILEQVKLMDEVGIDVFAMGEHHRPDYAVSSPEMVLAAAASITKNIKLASGVTVLSSSEPVKVYEDFSTLDLISNGRAEIFVGRGSFIESFPLYGYSLNDYEALFDEKLELLLKINTEENVTWSGKLRAPMENQTVYPRAKNNGKISIWRAVGGTPQSVLSAAQLGMPLVVAIIGGMPIQFKNLIEFYKQEYQKAGHDVSKMQIAIHSHTFVSNDQNVVDGYFNNYKSQMDRIGASRGWAPYTKMQYDGGRSKDGALFIGSPAEVADKIAYMKEIFGITRFIGHMDIGDPAHDIMMNSIELFGNEVKPMIQGL, encoded by the coding sequence ATGGAATTAGGAATAGGAATGTTCGGAGACTTGGCTTTAGACCAGTCAACCGGAAAATATAGAGATGCAGGAACCAAGATTCATGAAATATTGGAACAGGTAAAATTAATGGATGAGGTAGGAATTGATGTCTTTGCCATGGGAGAGCATCACCGTCCGGATTATGCAGTTTCATCGCCTGAAATGGTATTGGCAGCAGCAGCAAGCATTACAAAAAATATAAAACTGGCAAGCGGTGTTACCGTATTAAGTTCATCAGAACCAGTAAAAGTTTATGAAGATTTCTCAACACTGGATCTGATTTCCAATGGAAGAGCAGAAATATTTGTAGGACGCGGAAGCTTTATTGAATCATTTCCATTATATGGGTATTCATTAAACGATTACGAAGCACTTTTTGACGAGAAACTAGAATTGTTATTGAAGATCAATACCGAAGAAAATGTAACCTGGTCTGGGAAACTTCGCGCACCAATGGAAAACCAAACCGTTTATCCAAGAGCAAAGAACAACGGGAAAATTTCTATTTGGAGAGCTGTTGGAGGAACTCCGCAATCGGTTTTAAGTGCGGCCCAATTAGGGATGCCCTTAGTGGTAGCAATCATTGGTGGAATGCCTATTCAGTTTAAAAATCTAATCGAATTTTATAAACAGGAATACCAAAAAGCGGGGCATGATGTGTCCAAAATGCAAATTGCCATTCACTCCCATACCTTTGTGAGTAATGATCAAAATGTGGTAGATGGATACTTTAATAACTATAAATCCCAGATGGATAGGATAGGAGCTTCCAGAGGTTGGGCACCTTACACCAAAATGCAGTATGATGGAGGAAGAAGTAAAGATGGCGCATTATTTATCGGTAGTCCGGCTGAAGTAGCAGATAAAATTGCTTACATGAAAGAAATTTTCGGAATCACCAGATTTATTGGACATATGGATATTGGAGATCCTGCTCATGATATCATGATGAATTCCATTGAGTTATTTGGAAATGAAGTAAAACCAATGATACAGGGATTGTAA